The proteins below are encoded in one region of Micromonospora pisi:
- the holA gene encoding DNA polymerase III subunit delta, translating into MTPVSLPPVTLVLGDEELLVTRALSGAAESARAIEPDADVREYEAGSVNPGELAEMLSPSLFGGRRVILLRGGQDARKDLVATLLAYVKNPDPDVHLVVAHAGGAKGKAFADGLRTAGATVIPAAKLKGDRERIAFVRDEFKRAGGRATDDAAAALVAAVGNDLRELASACAQLIADTDGRIGADTVARYYKGRAEVSGFTVADAAMVGDVPGALEALRWALHVGVDPVPIADALADGVRTVARVSSAGRGSAYQLASTLGMPAWKIERAQRQGRGWTPEGLVDAMQAAAECNAAVKGGADDRGYALERAVFAVAAARTGGGTR; encoded by the coding sequence GTGACCCCTGTTAGCCTCCCCCCGGTAACGCTCGTCCTCGGCGATGAGGAACTACTCGTCACCCGGGCGCTCTCCGGGGCCGCCGAATCGGCTCGGGCGATCGAACCCGACGCCGACGTCCGCGAGTACGAGGCCGGTTCGGTCAACCCCGGCGAACTCGCCGAGATGCTCAGCCCCTCCCTCTTCGGCGGTCGCCGGGTGATCCTCCTACGTGGTGGCCAGGACGCCCGCAAGGACCTGGTCGCCACCCTGCTGGCGTACGTGAAGAATCCCGACCCGGACGTCCACCTGGTGGTGGCGCACGCTGGCGGCGCCAAGGGCAAGGCCTTCGCCGACGGACTCCGTACCGCCGGAGCGACGGTTATCCCGGCGGCCAAGCTCAAGGGAGACCGGGAGCGGATCGCCTTCGTCCGCGACGAGTTCAAGCGCGCCGGTGGCCGCGCCACCGACGACGCGGCGGCTGCCCTGGTCGCCGCGGTCGGCAACGACCTGCGCGAACTCGCCTCCGCCTGCGCGCAGTTGATCGCCGACACCGACGGGCGGATCGGCGCCGACACGGTCGCCCGCTACTACAAGGGCCGGGCCGAGGTGAGCGGCTTCACCGTCGCCGACGCCGCCATGGTCGGTGACGTACCCGGTGCCCTGGAGGCGCTGCGCTGGGCGCTGCACGTCGGCGTCGACCCGGTGCCGATCGCCGACGCCCTCGCCGACGGCGTACGGACCGTCGCCCGGGTGAGTTCCGCCGGGCGGGGCAGCGCGTACCAGCTCGCGAGCACGCTCGGCATGCCCGCCTGGAAGATCGAACGGGCCCAGCGACAGGGTCGTGGCTGGACCCCGGAAGGGCTGGTGGACGCCATGCAGGCGGCGGCCGAGTGCAACGCCGCGGTCAAGGGCGGCGCGGACGACCGGGGGTACGCGCTGGAACGGGCGGTCTTCGCGGTCGCCGCCGCCCGTACCGGAGGTGGTACGCGATGA
- a CDS encoding ComEC/Rec2 family competence protein, translating to MSARLAPAPTTRTRREPAGSQPGYEPGQPGQPGQPGALVTESVAQDRSPDLRLASVAVATWLSALAMLHLCARTGIVAVAVAGVAALGAAAYLARGRGRRPVVVRYGWIVVAALLGVVCGSAATAARLGVRDAPALAELARSGAPVDVELVVRDDPRAVAGAPGRPAMLLVSAELDWLRDPARGRIEIPARILVLASDQGWRDLLPGQRLSAAGRLQPARGGDLTAAVLSADGAPVRIGEPSWTQRAAGTLRAGLQRACLPLADEPGGLLPGLVVGDTSRLLPAVEDDFLTTGMTHLNAVSGANVAIVVGLVLLCARWARAGPWLTAAICAIALVGFVILARPSPSVVRAATMGAVGLLALAVGRPRAALPALGAAITVLVVADPELAGDAGFALSVLATGGLLLVAPRWRDRLRGRGVPAGLAEALAIPAAAQLTCAPVVAGLSGTISLVAVPANLLAVPAIAPATVLGVAAATVSPVWPAAAEFAAWLGSWPAWWLVLVARYGARVPAGTLPWLDGVGGGLLLGALTVALLVAARHPLVRRLVPVVVVAVVVGALPVRLVASGWPPSGWIFAVCAVGQGDTAVLPIGAGQAVVVDAGPDPSATDRCLRRLGVRSVPLVVLSHLHADHVGGLDGVLRGRRIGELVTPEWGEPAGGRALVERAATAAGVPVRSIGPGWRYVAGPVELTLLGPPYPMRGTRSDPNNNSLVLRARVGGVRIMLPGDAEEEEQRALLDLLPAADLRAEVLKVAHHGSAYQDGDFLDVVDPAVALVPVGVGNDYGHPNPAVLARLTRNGARVLRTDTDGDLAVVLRDTRLAVVVRGLDATDERPG from the coding sequence ATGAGCGCACGGCTCGCCCCGGCGCCCACCACGCGCACCCGACGGGAACCGGCCGGTTCCCAGCCGGGTTACGAGCCCGGCCAACCCGGCCAGCCCGGCCAACCCGGCGCCCTGGTCACCGAGTCCGTTGCCCAGGACAGGTCACCGGATCTACGGCTCGCCAGCGTCGCGGTGGCGACCTGGCTCTCCGCCCTCGCGATGCTCCACCTCTGCGCCCGGACCGGGATCGTGGCCGTGGCAGTGGCCGGTGTCGCCGCCCTCGGGGCGGCCGCGTACCTGGCCCGTGGCCGTGGACGTCGCCCGGTTGTCGTCCGCTACGGCTGGATCGTCGTCGCCGCCCTGCTCGGCGTGGTCTGCGGCAGCGCCGCCACCGCCGCCCGGCTCGGCGTACGCGACGCGCCGGCCCTCGCCGAACTGGCCCGCTCCGGTGCCCCGGTCGACGTGGAACTGGTCGTCCGGGACGACCCCCGGGCGGTTGCCGGAGCCCCCGGTCGGCCGGCGATGCTGCTGGTCTCCGCCGAACTCGACTGGCTGCGCGACCCGGCACGGGGCCGGATCGAGATCCCGGCCCGAATCCTCGTACTCGCCAGCGACCAGGGCTGGCGCGACCTGTTGCCGGGACAACGGTTGAGTGCCGCCGGCCGGTTGCAGCCGGCACGGGGCGGCGACCTGACCGCCGCCGTACTCTCCGCGGACGGTGCACCGGTCCGGATCGGGGAACCGTCGTGGACGCAGCGCGCGGCGGGAACCCTGCGGGCCGGGTTGCAACGGGCCTGCCTGCCGCTGGCCGACGAGCCGGGCGGACTGCTGCCGGGGCTGGTGGTCGGTGACACCAGCCGCCTGCTGCCGGCCGTCGAGGACGACTTCCTGACCACCGGAATGACCCATCTCAATGCTGTTTCCGGCGCCAACGTGGCCATTGTGGTCGGGCTGGTGCTGCTCTGCGCCCGCTGGGCGCGCGCCGGACCGTGGCTGACCGCCGCCATCTGCGCCATCGCCCTGGTCGGATTCGTCATCCTGGCCCGGCCGTCGCCGAGTGTCGTACGGGCCGCGACGATGGGGGCGGTCGGGCTGCTGGCCCTCGCGGTCGGCCGCCCCCGGGCGGCACTGCCGGCACTGGGCGCCGCGATCACCGTGCTGGTGGTGGCCGACCCGGAACTGGCCGGCGACGCCGGGTTCGCGCTCTCCGTACTCGCCACCGGAGGGTTGCTGCTGGTCGCGCCGAGGTGGCGGGATCGGTTGCGGGGGCGGGGCGTGCCGGCCGGGCTGGCCGAGGCGCTGGCCATCCCGGCGGCGGCGCAACTGACCTGCGCCCCGGTGGTGGCGGGCCTCTCCGGCACGATCAGCCTGGTCGCCGTACCGGCGAATCTGCTGGCAGTGCCGGCGATCGCGCCGGCCACCGTACTCGGCGTGGCGGCGGCCACGGTCTCACCGGTCTGGCCGGCCGCAGCGGAGTTCGCGGCCTGGCTCGGCAGTTGGCCGGCCTGGTGGCTGGTACTGGTGGCCCGGTACGGCGCGCGGGTGCCGGCCGGCACGCTGCCCTGGCTGGACGGGGTCGGGGGCGGGTTGCTGCTCGGCGCGCTCACCGTGGCGCTGCTGGTCGCCGCCCGCCATCCGTTGGTGCGTCGACTGGTCCCGGTGGTCGTGGTCGCCGTGGTCGTCGGTGCGCTGCCGGTACGCCTGGTCGCCTCCGGCTGGCCACCGTCCGGCTGGATCTTCGCGGTCTGTGCGGTCGGCCAGGGGGACACGGCCGTGCTGCCGATCGGGGCTGGACAGGCGGTGGTGGTCGACGCCGGTCCCGACCCGTCGGCGACCGACCGCTGCCTGCGTCGGCTCGGCGTACGGTCGGTCCCGCTTGTCGTGCTCAGTCACCTGCACGCCGACCATGTGGGCGGACTCGACGGGGTGCTGCGGGGACGCCGGATCGGGGAACTGGTCACTCCAGAGTGGGGTGAACCAGCCGGGGGCCGGGCGCTGGTCGAGCGGGCCGCGACCGCCGCCGGGGTTCCGGTGCGCTCGATCGGCCCCGGCTGGCGGTACGTCGCCGGGCCGGTGGAGCTGACCCTGCTCGGGCCGCCGTACCCGATGCGGGGCACCAGGTCGGATCCGAACAACAACTCCCTGGTGCTGCGCGCCCGGGTCGGTGGTGTGCGGATCATGCTCCCGGGCGATGCCGAGGAGGAGGAACAACGTGCGCTGCTGGACCTCCTGCCCGCCGCCGATCTCCGGGCGGAGGTGCTGAAGGTTGCCCACCATGGCAGCGCCTACCAGGACGGAGACTTCCTGGACGTGGTCGACCCGGCGGTGGCGCTGGTCCCGGTCGGGGTCGGCAACGACTACGGACACCCGAATCCGGCCGTGCTTGCCCGGTTGACCCGCAACGGTGCCCGGGTGCTGCGTACGGACACCGACGGGGATCTGGCGGTGGTGCTCCGTGACACGCGGCTCGCCGTTGTCGTACGTGGCCTCGACGCGACGGACGAGCGGCCGGGATGA
- a CDS encoding ComEA family DNA-binding protein: MSDEDETRVRERLARLRAGRANRSAVPAAVDPVATEPPPAVPVRLGGPGAFDPGRRGVRALAAVAALVVLGAAGWAWHSRPRTEPVDVAASAAVDGVGSSDRPASAVASPSGGTAAEVVVAVAGKVRKPGLVRLPAGARVADALTAAGGALPGVDVALLNLARKVTDGELILVGVSAPPGVAGPPAGAAGAPGQPPAPAGGGKVNLNTATLAQLDTLPGVGPVLAQRILDHRDQRGGFRSVGDLRQVSGIGDARYEQLKELVTI, translated from the coding sequence GTGTCTGACGAGGACGAGACGAGGGTGCGGGAGCGCCTGGCCCGGCTACGTGCCGGCCGGGCGAACCGGTCCGCCGTACCGGCGGCGGTGGATCCGGTGGCGACAGAGCCGCCGCCGGCCGTTCCGGTTCGGCTGGGCGGACCCGGGGCCTTCGACCCGGGCCGGCGCGGAGTCCGGGCGCTCGCGGCGGTCGCCGCCCTGGTGGTGCTCGGCGCGGCCGGTTGGGCGTGGCACTCCCGACCGAGGACCGAGCCGGTGGACGTCGCGGCGTCGGCGGCAGTGGACGGGGTCGGCTCGTCGGACCGGCCGGCGAGCGCCGTGGCCAGCCCCAGCGGTGGCACCGCTGCCGAGGTGGTGGTCGCGGTCGCCGGCAAGGTACGCAAACCCGGGCTGGTCCGGCTGCCCGCCGGTGCCCGGGTGGCCGACGCGCTGACCGCCGCCGGAGGAGCCCTGCCCGGCGTCGATGTCGCCCTGCTCAACCTGGCCCGCAAGGTCACCGACGGCGAACTGATCCTGGTCGGGGTGAGCGCCCCGCCGGGTGTCGCCGGTCCGCCGGCCGGTGCGGCGGGTGCGCCGGGACAGCCGCCCGCCCCGGCCGGCGGCGGCAAGGTCAACCTGAACACCGCGACCCTGGCCCAGCTCGACACCCTGCCCGGCGTCGGTCCGGTGCTCGCCCAGCGCATCCTCGACCATCGCGACCAGCGCGGCGGCTTCCGCTCCGTGGGCGACCTGCGGCAGGTCAGCGGCATCGGCGACGCCCGGTACGAACAGCTCAAGGAACTGGTCACGATATGA
- a CDS encoding maleylpyruvate isomerase N-terminal domain-containing protein — protein MGQDSVLDVLRGELEQLTEAMSGLSEPDWDRPTTCAPWLVRDLLAHVRVVLAWLPEMLAAEPPARAEVSATAYYRPDERFASGTNATRIRLAQEHAAAQVTGAGLVEEFSTTWRRVDLLCRAEPPGRLVRTRHGDPMLLSEFLRTRVVEVAVHGLDLAAALDRRPWLTGPAGELVEELLVGPAGPASVRRLGWDRLTFLGKATGREPITAAETERVERIGLRWLTLG, from the coding sequence ATGGGACAAGATTCGGTGCTGGACGTTCTCCGGGGCGAGTTGGAGCAGCTCACCGAGGCGATGAGCGGACTCTCCGAGCCGGACTGGGATCGCCCCACGACCTGCGCCCCCTGGCTCGTACGGGACCTGCTGGCCCATGTCCGGGTGGTGCTCGCCTGGCTGCCGGAGATGCTGGCGGCCGAACCGCCGGCCCGCGCCGAGGTGTCGGCGACGGCGTACTACCGGCCGGACGAACGGTTCGCGTCGGGGACCAACGCGACCCGGATCAGGCTGGCCCAGGAGCACGCGGCGGCCCAGGTGACCGGTGCGGGGCTGGTCGAAGAGTTCAGCACCACGTGGCGCCGGGTGGATCTGCTCTGCCGGGCCGAGCCGCCCGGACGGCTGGTACGCACCCGGCACGGCGACCCGATGCTGTTGTCGGAGTTCCTGCGTACCCGCGTGGTCGAGGTCGCGGTGCACGGCCTGGACCTCGCCGCGGCCCTGGACCGCCGGCCGTGGCTGACCGGGCCCGCCGGCGAACTGGTGGAGGAGTTGCTGGTCGGCCCGGCCGGACCGGCCTCGGTACGGCGACTCGGTTGGGACCGGCTGACCTTCCTGGGTAAGGCCACCGGGCGGGAACCGATCACCGCAGCCGAGACGGAGCGGGTCGAACGGATCGGTCTGCGCTGGCTCACCCTGGGCTGA
- a CDS encoding DegV family protein: MPVAVVTDSTAYLPADLAPRLTVVPLTVIVGGVQGLEGVEVSPADVSRAMTGRRIAVQTSRPAPEQFAVTYRRLLDQGASGVVSVHLSAELSGTVESAVLASAEFGDRVTVIDSRSTGMGLGFPALAAVRAAAGGAGLVEVEHATREAIGRTFTFFYVDTLEFLRRGGRINAAEALFGTALSVKPILHVRDGTIAIREKVRTASRGLARLVDLAVAAAEETAVDVAVHHLAAPQRAEALAGALAVRLGDRLCDRYVTEAGAAVGAHAGPGLACVVVHRRP; the protein is encoded by the coding sequence CCACCGCCTACCTGCCGGCCGACCTCGCGCCCCGGCTGACGGTGGTGCCGCTCACCGTGATCGTCGGCGGTGTGCAGGGGCTCGAAGGCGTCGAAGTGTCACCCGCCGACGTCTCCCGCGCGATGACCGGCCGCCGGATCGCGGTGCAGACCTCCAGACCGGCGCCGGAGCAGTTCGCGGTGACGTACCGCCGGTTGCTCGACCAGGGCGCCAGCGGGGTCGTCTCGGTGCACCTCTCCGCCGAACTCTCCGGCACGGTGGAATCCGCCGTCCTCGCCTCGGCCGAGTTCGGCGACCGGGTCACCGTGATCGACTCTCGTTCCACCGGGATGGGTCTCGGCTTCCCGGCACTGGCCGCCGTACGGGCCGCCGCCGGTGGCGCCGGGCTGGTCGAGGTCGAACACGCCACCCGGGAGGCGATCGGGCGTACGTTCACCTTCTTCTACGTCGACACGCTCGAATTCCTGCGCCGGGGCGGCCGGATCAACGCCGCCGAGGCGCTGTTCGGGACCGCCCTGTCGGTCAAGCCGATCCTGCACGTACGCGACGGGACCATCGCGATCCGGGAGAAGGTGCGTACCGCGAGTCGGGGACTGGCCCGGCTGGTCGACCTGGCGGTGGCCGCCGCCGAGGAGACAGCGGTCGACGTCGCCGTCCACCACCTTGCCGCGCCCCAGCGCGCGGAAGCGCTCGCCGGGGCGCTTGCCGTACGGCTCGGCGACCGGCTGTGCGACCGGTACGTCACCGAGGCCGGTGCGGCGGTCGGGGCACACGCCGGGCCGGGCCTGGCCTGCGTGGTGGTCCACCGCCGGCCCTGA